A genomic window from Vitis riparia cultivar Riparia Gloire de Montpellier isolate 1030 chromosome 18, EGFV_Vit.rip_1.0, whole genome shotgun sequence includes:
- the LOC117905829 gene encoding probable carboxylesterase 18, translating to MAGSEVRTSPELPLKLRLSLAIFSAVSKVSLRRNGTVNRCLMSLVDFKSSTNKKPIKGVTTSDTTVDSSRNIWFRAYRPREAASGENLPVIVYFHGGGFALLAANSKPYNDLCLRLSRKLPAIVVSVNYRLSPDHRYPSQYDDGFDALKFLDDNPPANSDLTRCFIAGDSAGGNLAHHVTARAGEFEFRNLKILGLIPIQPFFGGEERTESETQLARAPVLSMKLTDWYWRAFLPEGSDRDHAAANVFGPKSSGISGVKFPKSLVFIGGFDPLKEWQKRYCEGLKMSGNEVKVVEYGNGIHGFYVFPELPESGLMVEEVREFMKERTGFGDQ from the coding sequence ATGGCCGGCAGCGAAGTCCGTACATCACCGGAGTTACCTTTGAAGCTCCGGCTGTCCCTCGCCATATTCTCCGCCGTGTCCAAAGTCTCTCTTCGCCGCAACGGTACCGTCAACCGCTGCCTCATGAGCCTTGTTGACTTTAAATCCTCTACCAATAAGAAACCCATCAAGGGCGTCACCACCTCCGACACGACCGTCGATTCCTCCCGCAACATCTGGTTCCGCGCCTACCGGCCTCGCGAGGCCGCCTCCGGAGAGAACCTCCCCGTGATCGTCTACTTCCATGGCGGCGGTTTCGCGTTACTCGCTGCCAACTCGAAGCCGTACAACGACCTCTGCCTCAGGCTTTCCCGAAAACTCCCCGCCATCGTAGTCTCGGTCAACTACCGCCTCTCGCCGGACCACCGCTACCCATCCCAATACGACGATGGCTTCGACGCCCTTAAATTTCTCGACGACAACCCTCCCGCAAACTCCGATCTCACCCGGTGCTTCATCGCTGGAGACAGCGCTGGCGGCAACCTCGCCCACCACGTCACAGCCAGAGCCGGCGAGTTCGAATTTCGGAACTTGAAAATCCTCGGACTCATACCGATACAACCCTTTTTCGGCGGCGAAGAGAGAACCGAATCGGAAACCCAACTAGCCAGAGCTCCGGTTCTTTCAATGAAGCTCACTGACTGGTACTGGAGGGCGTTTTTGCCGGAGGGGTCGGACAGAGACCATGCGGCGGCGAATGTATTCGGGCCGAAATCGAGCGGCATATCGGGGGTGAAGTTTCCGAAAAGTTTGGTGTTTATAGGAGGTTTCGATCCGTTAAAAGAGTGGCAGAAGAGGTATTGTGAAGGACTAAAGATGAGTGGGAATGAAGTGAAGGTGGTGGAATATGGAAATGGGATTCATGGGTTTTATGTATTTCCGGAGCTGCCGGAGAGTGGCTTGATGGTGGAGGAGGTGAGGGAGTTTATGAAGGAGAGAACAGGATTTGGGGATCAGTGA
- the LOC117905830 gene encoding probable sucrose-phosphate synthase 4, with product MAGNEWINGYLEAILDAGSSRNGLRVVEDGDEKSNSKNNGSRRRRFVEGKVRIGRLEEKEKEKEEVFNPTKYFVEEVVNSFDESDLQGHGLSLM from the exons ATGGCTGGAAATGAATGGATTAACGGGTACTTGGAAGCGATATTGGATGCCGGAAGTAGCAGAAATGGGCTGAGAGTTGTTGAAGATGGTGATGAGAAGAGCAACAGCAAGAATAATGGTAGTAGGAGGAGAAGATTTGTTGAGGGGAAGGTGAGAATTGGAAGGTTggaagagaaggagaaggagaaggaggaggTGTTTAATCCCACCAAGTACTTTGTAGAAGAAGTTGTTAATAGCTTTGATGAATCTGATCTCCAAGGACATGGATTAAG ttTGATGTGA